The following are from one region of the Hymenobacter radiodurans genome:
- a CDS encoding methyltransferase domain-containing protein — protein MNLRQRATEPELMDDLTLASEALRQNLDELEIINTRLGGYGVVTDALARLRAKMPPNRPLRLADLGSGGGDTLRYIARWAKRHHIPVELVGIDANPFMLDYATEKSQAYPEISFLQQDIFAPEFRAQHFDVITCSLFCHHFTDPELVSLLSQLHQQAGLAVIINDLHRHPVAYHSIKWLTRLFRGSYLVRNDAPLSVARAFTKADWQRILQQANIESYELNWRWAFRWQVVI, from the coding sequence ATGAACCTCCGCCAGCGGGCCACCGAGCCCGAACTCATGGACGACCTGACTCTGGCCTCTGAGGCGTTGCGGCAAAATCTGGATGAGTTGGAAATCATTAATACCCGCTTGGGTGGCTACGGAGTCGTGACGGATGCGCTGGCCCGGCTGCGCGCTAAAATGCCCCCCAATCGGCCGCTGCGCCTCGCCGACCTGGGCAGCGGCGGCGGCGACACCCTGCGCTACATCGCTCGCTGGGCCAAGCGCCACCATATACCCGTGGAGCTGGTTGGCATTGATGCTAACCCGTTTATGCTGGATTACGCCACCGAAAAAAGTCAGGCTTACCCGGAAATAAGCTTCCTGCAACAGGACATTTTCGCGCCGGAATTTCGCGCCCAGCATTTTGACGTGATTACTTGCAGCTTGTTCTGTCATCATTTCACCGATCCTGAATTGGTTAGTCTGCTCAGCCAACTACACCAACAAGCTGGTTTAGCGGTGATTATTAATGATCTGCACCGGCACCCGGTAGCCTACCACAGCATCAAGTGGCTGACTCGGTTGTTTCGAGGTTCCTACCTAGTGCGGAATGATGCGCCATTGTCGGTGGCGCGAGCCTTTACCAAAGCCGACTGGCAGCGCATTCTGCAGCAGGCCAACATCGAGAGCTACGAGCTGAATTGGCGCTGGGCCTTTCGGTGGCAAGTAGTTATTTAG
- a CDS encoding DUF3616 domain-containing protein, whose amino-acid sequence MRRQSYTLHFNPKLSYNADKKHVRDGLSTVLRTGDNLWLSCDERTTIERLRLVGPHEFGEHCSYELTDLLDLPSDEDEEIDIEGMGEADNYLWLIGSHSLKRKKPDHKDTDTAKQIARLAKIEEEPNRYLLARIPLVLNAKTGNYELHKEAPHPSDPSKMLTVSQLHSNSDSDANELFDFLSEDPHLKPFIKIPGKDNGFDIEGLAAAPDGRLFVGLRGPVLRGWAIVLELLPKEDKKGRLRLDKIDGAEQVYYKKHFLALGGMGLRELRQVGPDILMLAGPTMDLDGTIAVYRWPNALVHPQDSLIGPDKVERLFDVPHGHGPTSGQDKAEGMAVLDDKHVLIVFDSPTEARKKAPHQVVADSFLLPSPGSSPQPQG is encoded by the coding sequence GTGCGCCGTCAATCCTACACCCTCCATTTCAATCCGAAGCTCAGCTACAACGCCGACAAAAAGCACGTGCGCGACGGCCTCTCCACGGTGCTGCGCACGGGCGATAACCTCTGGTTAAGCTGCGACGAGCGCACCACCATCGAGCGCCTGCGTCTTGTTGGCCCCCACGAGTTTGGCGAGCATTGCTCGTATGAGCTTACGGACCTACTTGACCTGCCTTCCGATGAGGACGAAGAGATTGATATTGAAGGCATGGGCGAGGCCGATAACTACCTCTGGCTGATCGGCTCACATAGCCTGAAGCGCAAAAAGCCCGACCACAAAGACACGGATACGGCCAAGCAAATCGCCCGGCTGGCCAAGATCGAAGAAGAGCCGAACCGGTACTTGCTGGCACGTATTCCGCTGGTGCTAAATGCCAAAACCGGCAACTACGAGCTGCACAAAGAAGCGCCGCACCCAAGCGACCCGTCCAAAATGCTGACAGTATCGCAGCTGCACAGCAACAGCGACAGCGACGCCAACGAGTTGTTCGACTTTCTGTCGGAAGACCCGCATCTGAAGCCATTCATTAAGATTCCGGGTAAGGACAACGGCTTTGATATTGAAGGCTTGGCTGCTGCTCCCGATGGGCGGCTGTTTGTGGGCCTGCGCGGGCCAGTGCTCCGGGGCTGGGCGATAGTGCTAGAGCTGCTACCGAAGGAAGACAAAAAAGGGCGCTTGCGCCTCGATAAAATCGATGGTGCCGAGCAAGTCTATTACAAAAAGCACTTTTTGGCCTTGGGCGGAATGGGGCTGCGCGAGTTGCGCCAAGTTGGCCCGGATATTCTGATGCTGGCCGGCCCTACGATGGATCTCGACGGCACCATTGCCGTGTACCGCTGGCCCAATGCATTGGTGCATCCCCAGGACAGTCTCATCGGCCCTGATAAGGTGGAGCGCCTTTTCGATGTACCGCACGGCCACGGGCCTACCTCGGGTCAGGATAAGGCTGAGGGTATGGCCGTGCTCGACGATAAGCACGTACTTATCGTGTTTGACAGCCCTACCGAAGCGCGCAAAAAAGCCCCCCACCAAGTCGTGGCCGACTCTTTTTTGCTGCCTAGCCCCGGTAGCTCACCCCAGCCGCAAGGGTAG
- a CDS encoding acyl-CoA thioesterase — MASNSPLVRTPETTHRIHFQDCDMLGHLNNARYLDYFLNAREEHTTQHYALNLGELARESQAGWVITKHHIAYLRPANHGEVVLIRTQLIHFDNSNLVVEMQMLSEDGARLKALLWSEMAFVNVRTATRTDHADALMDMLDALDIEDVEYDPDGFDERVRYVRKQLKRERGEKESAE; from the coding sequence ATGGCTTCTAATTCGCCTTTGGTTCGCACGCCCGAAACCACGCATCGCATTCACTTTCAAGATTGCGATATGCTGGGCCACCTCAACAATGCCCGCTACCTCGACTATTTCCTTAATGCCCGCGAGGAACACACCACCCAGCACTACGCCCTGAACCTGGGCGAATTGGCTCGCGAGTCGCAGGCCGGGTGGGTGATTACCAAGCATCATATTGCCTATCTGCGTCCCGCCAACCACGGCGAAGTAGTGCTTATTCGCACCCAGCTTATTCATTTCGATAACTCCAACTTGGTGGTTGAAATGCAGATGTTGAGCGAGGATGGGGCTCGCTTGAAAGCATTGCTTTGGTCGGAAATGGCCTTTGTCAATGTGCGAACCGCCACCCGCACCGATCACGCCGACGCCCTAATGGACATGCTCGATGCCCTGGACATTGAAGATGTGGAATACGACCCCGACGGCTTCGATGAGCGCGTGCGCTACGTGCGCAAGCAGCTCAAGCGCGAGCGGGGCGAAAAGGAAAGCGCTGAATAA
- a CDS encoding DUF6992 family protein, whose amino-acid sequence MSFSLSFAMLFATLLLALPDPADALPLLNRSREMLAERGMGVLGAWALLNLVVSGYFVMHTDKRTEWHYFHQMNVGWNMVNVALAVYGILNAHPNQVAGMTLADSLTAQFNFEKILLFNAGLDVAYVATGSWLRARALSTDRRPERLVGFGRSLWVQGAFLLGFDVCFYFIYHQFASQLLALLG is encoded by the coding sequence GTGTCGTTTTCCTTGTCGTTCGCTATGCTGTTTGCTACCCTGCTCCTCGCCCTCCCCGATCCTGCCGACGCCCTGCCCCTGCTCAACCGTAGCCGAGAAATGCTGGCCGAGCGTGGCATGGGTGTGTTAGGAGCCTGGGCCCTGCTAAACTTGGTGGTGAGCGGCTACTTCGTAATGCACACCGATAAGCGCACTGAGTGGCACTACTTCCATCAGATGAACGTAGGCTGGAATATGGTGAATGTGGCGCTAGCGGTATACGGGATACTTAATGCCCATCCCAACCAAGTTGCTGGCATGACGCTGGCCGATAGCCTCACGGCTCAGTTCAACTTCGAAAAGATTCTGCTCTTCAATGCCGGCCTCGATGTGGCATATGTAGCTACCGGCAGCTGGCTTCGAGCCCGCGCCCTTTCCACCGACCGCCGCCCCGAGCGACTAGTTGGCTTTGGGCGCTCGTTGTGGGTGCAGGGGGCTTTTTTGCTGGGTTTTGATGTGTGTTTCTATTTCATCTACCACCAATTTGCGTCGCAGCTGCTGGCGCTTCTCGGATAG
- a CDS encoding type III polyketide synthase yields MSSYLCAIGTANPTHVIPQPQIATFMAEALQLDDNEARKLRALYRVTGIGQRYSVLADYSRSNGDFEFFPNTPDLEPFPSVGQRMAVYRECALPLSVRAAQDCLQQVPEVTLASITHLITVSCTGMYAPGLDLELVQKLGLRPNVQRTCVNFMGCYAAFNALKLADAFCKADAGANVLIVSTELCTIHFQKNREEDHLVSNALFGDGSAAALVRAVPAAGASLELAAFHCGIEPNGHADMAWHINDFGFEMTLSSYVPRLIQKGIRELTDGLLENLPIQLTDIQHFAIHPGGRKILETIEQELGLTTHDNRFAYQVLRDYGNMSSATVLFVLHELLQSLTAADKEAPVLSFAFGPGLTLEAMLLKVAFGDN; encoded by the coding sequence ATGAGCAGCTACCTGTGTGCCATCGGCACAGCCAACCCTACCCATGTTATTCCGCAGCCCCAAATTGCCACCTTTATGGCCGAGGCCCTGCAACTCGACGACAACGAGGCACGCAAGCTGCGCGCGCTGTACCGCGTCACGGGCATTGGCCAGCGATACTCGGTTTTAGCTGATTATAGCCGCTCCAACGGCGATTTCGAATTCTTTCCCAACACTCCTGATTTAGAGCCGTTTCCGTCGGTAGGGCAGCGCATGGCGGTGTATCGGGAATGCGCGCTGCCCTTGTCGGTGCGAGCGGCGCAGGACTGTCTGCAGCAGGTACCCGAAGTGACGCTGGCTAGCATCACGCACTTGATTACCGTGAGTTGCACGGGCATGTACGCCCCGGGTCTAGATTTGGAGTTGGTCCAGAAGCTGGGCTTACGGCCCAATGTGCAGCGCACCTGCGTCAATTTTATGGGTTGCTACGCGGCCTTCAACGCGTTGAAACTAGCCGACGCTTTTTGCAAAGCCGATGCGGGCGCCAATGTGCTCATCGTAAGCACGGAGCTCTGTACCATTCATTTTCAGAAAAACCGAGAGGAAGACCACTTGGTGTCTAACGCCTTGTTTGGGGATGGATCGGCGGCGGCACTGGTGCGGGCCGTGCCAGCGGCGGGTGCTAGCTTGGAGTTAGCGGCCTTTCATTGTGGCATCGAGCCTAACGGGCACGCTGATATGGCCTGGCACATCAACGACTTTGGCTTCGAGATGACGCTTTCTTCGTACGTGCCGCGCCTCATTCAGAAAGGCATTCGGGAGCTGACGGATGGATTGCTCGAAAACCTGCCGATTCAACTAACTGACATTCAGCACTTCGCTATTCATCCCGGCGGACGCAAAATTCTGGAAACCATCGAGCAGGAATTGGGGCTGACAACGCACGACAATCGCTTTGCTTACCAGGTGCTGCGTGACTACGGCAATATGTCGTCGGCGACGGTGCTGTTTGTGCTGCACGAGTTGCTTCAGTCGCTGACGGCAGCGGATAAGGAAGCGCCGGTGCTAAGCTTCGCCTTCGGGCCGGGCCTGACGCTGGAGGCTATGCTGTTGAAAGTGGCTTTTGGCGACAATTAA
- a CDS encoding NAD(P)/FAD-dependent oxidoreductase — MAVVERKRYPFHKVCGEYVSNEVLPYLRRLGVDPAILKPATITQFLLSSPAGRTLTVPLDLGGFGVSRYTLDYFLYQQAEARGVEFHQGATVTDVTFEADQHHVTLADGRVLQARIVLGAYGKRANLDRQLQRPFFTQRSPYLGVKYHLRLDFPRNLIALHNFADGYAGISAIEDDKYCFCYLTTRQNLKTHGTIPAMEEHVLARNPQLGGILRDAEFLYPQPEVINEISFAPKNCVENHILLCGDAAGLITPLCGNGMAMAIHGAQIASAHVHAFLTGQLTRPALEATYRREWQAHFGGRLRVGRAVQGLFGRPILSEAAVVGLRYWPRAVRALMRQTHGEVF, encoded by the coding sequence GTGGCGGTGGTGGAGCGCAAGCGCTACCCATTTCACAAGGTGTGCGGCGAGTATGTATCTAATGAAGTGCTGCCTTATCTGCGGCGGCTTGGCGTAGACCCAGCGATACTAAAGCCAGCCACCATCACGCAGTTTTTGCTCAGCTCGCCAGCGGGCCGCACGCTTACCGTTCCGCTCGATCTGGGCGGGTTTGGCGTGAGCCGCTACACGCTGGATTATTTCCTGTATCAGCAGGCCGAGGCGCGCGGTGTGGAGTTTCATCAGGGCGCTACCGTAACGGATGTCACCTTCGAGGCTGACCAGCACCACGTAACCCTGGCCGATGGCCGGGTTTTACAGGCCCGCATTGTGCTGGGCGCGTACGGCAAGCGAGCCAACCTTGACCGCCAGTTACAGCGGCCGTTTTTCACCCAACGCTCGCCTTATCTGGGCGTGAAATACCACTTACGCCTCGACTTTCCGCGCAACCTGATTGCCTTGCACAACTTCGCCGATGGCTACGCGGGCATCTCGGCTATTGAAGACGATAAATACTGCTTCTGCTACCTCACTACGCGTCAGAACTTGAAGACTCACGGCACTATTCCGGCAATGGAAGAGCACGTGCTGGCCCGTAATCCGCAGTTGGGGGGCATTTTACGGGATGCGGAGTTTCTGTATCCGCAGCCGGAGGTTATCAATGAAATATCCTTTGCCCCCAAAAACTGCGTGGAAAACCATATTCTACTGTGCGGCGACGCGGCGGGCCTGATTACGCCACTTTGCGGCAACGGCATGGCCATGGCCATTCACGGCGCCCAAATAGCCAGTGCACACGTTCATGCGTTTCTGACGGGGCAGCTTACCAGGCCAGCGCTAGAAGCAACGTATCGACGGGAGTGGCAAGCGCACTTTGGGGGGCGTTTGCGGGTGGGGCGGGCCGTGCAGGGCCTTTTCGGCAGGCCTATTTTGAGCGAAGCGGCAGTGGTTGGCTTGCGCTACTGGCCACGAGCCGTGCGCGCCCTCATGCGGCAAACGCACGGAGAGGTATTTTGA
- a CDS encoding ABC transporter permease produces the protein MFDLDKWSEIWSTIRRHKLRTGLTAFGVFWGIFMLVVLLGAGKGFRNGVEQEFDVAKNAVFVWTQRTSVPYMGLKAGRFIQLTNDDVRAIERQVPEAAFILPRCELHGTFTVQVPPKSGAFAVKGEYPGYPAIQALDLQRGRFVNETDIRERRKVAIIGDRVVDVLFMGANPMGKYINIKGIYFRVVGVFKGSGRPEEAQENAQTIFVPLTTLQLAFNQVNKVDYFAFIPKPGIPAAIVETKVKEVLRRQHKVAPTDDRAFGSANVEEEYARVQGLFTGISGFSWLVSIGTILAGIIGVSNIMLIVVKERTKEIGIRKALGATPWSIVSLIVQESIVLTAAAGMVGLLAGTALMAGINKMIAGEQMSFFANPQVDVGVALTAIALLVSAGALAGLVPASIAARVQPVVALKDE, from the coding sequence ATGTTCGACCTAGATAAATGGAGCGAAATCTGGAGTACCATACGGCGGCACAAGCTGCGTACGGGGCTCACGGCGTTCGGTGTGTTCTGGGGAATCTTTATGCTGGTAGTGCTGCTGGGCGCGGGCAAGGGCTTCCGCAACGGAGTAGAGCAGGAGTTCGACGTAGCCAAAAACGCCGTCTTTGTTTGGACCCAGCGCACCAGTGTGCCCTACATGGGTCTCAAGGCAGGCCGATTTATTCAGCTCACCAACGACGACGTGCGGGCTATTGAGCGCCAGGTGCCCGAAGCCGCGTTCATTTTGCCGCGCTGTGAGCTGCACGGCACCTTTACGGTGCAAGTGCCACCAAAAAGTGGAGCCTTCGCGGTGAAAGGCGAGTACCCAGGCTACCCCGCTATTCAGGCTCTGGATTTGCAGCGAGGCCGCTTTGTAAACGAAACGGACATCAGGGAGCGGCGCAAAGTGGCCATCATCGGCGACCGGGTGGTGGATGTGCTCTTTATGGGAGCCAACCCGATGGGTAAGTATATCAACATCAAGGGGATCTACTTTCGCGTGGTGGGCGTGTTTAAGGGCAGTGGCCGGCCCGAAGAAGCTCAGGAGAATGCGCAGACCATCTTTGTGCCGCTTACCACGCTGCAGCTTGCTTTTAACCAAGTAAATAAGGTAGACTACTTCGCTTTTATCCCAAAGCCCGGCATTCCGGCGGCCATCGTGGAAACGAAGGTGAAAGAGGTACTGCGGCGCCAACACAAAGTAGCGCCCACCGACGACCGCGCCTTCGGGTCAGCCAATGTGGAGGAGGAATATGCCCGCGTGCAGGGCCTGTTCACGGGCATATCAGGTTTTAGCTGGCTGGTGAGTATCGGGACTATTTTGGCCGGTATTATCGGCGTAAGCAACATCATGCTAATTGTGGTGAAGGAGCGCACCAAGGAAATCGGGATTCGGAAAGCGCTGGGCGCCACGCCCTGGAGTATTGTGAGTTTGATTGTGCAGGAAAGCATCGTGCTGACAGCCGCTGCCGGAATGGTGGGACTGCTGGCCGGTACCGCGCTGATGGCTGGTATCAACAAAATGATTGCGGGTGAGCAGATGAGCTTTTTTGCCAATCCGCAGGTAGATGTCGGCGTCGCGCTGACGGCTATTGCGCTGCTGGTTTCGGCTGGTGCCCTGGCCGGATTGGTGCCCGCCAGTATTGCCGCCCGCGTGCAGCCGGTGGTGGCTTTAAAGGATGAGTAA
- a CDS encoding T9SS type A sorting domain-containing protein: protein MMKTLRLLLCFCALVLGPLGTSAPTANAQPASPTTASRPTADEKNVLVYPNPSTGIVHIDINGFNGRKTELRILNVIGSVIYRESLTELNGRFTKTLDLSKFASGLYYVKLESDNASEMRKLVIR, encoded by the coding sequence ATGATGAAAACTCTACGCTTATTATTGTGTTTTTGCGCCTTGGTGCTTGGGCCGCTGGGTACCAGCGCGCCGACTGCCAATGCGCAGCCCGCCAGTCCTACTACTGCTAGTCGCCCGACTGCTGATGAAAAAAACGTGTTGGTGTACCCCAACCCCAGCACCGGCATTGTTCATATTGATATCAACGGCTTTAATGGTCGTAAAACTGAGCTGCGTATTCTGAACGTCATCGGCTCCGTAATTTACCGCGAATCATTGACCGAATTGAATGGTCGCTTCACCAAAACGCTTGATCTGAGCAAGTTCGCCAGCGGTCTTTACTATGTAAAGCTCGAATCTGACAATGCCAGTGAAATGCGAAAGCTAGTCATTCGATGA
- a CDS encoding porin family protein, producing MKKLLLLFTFCAAAFSASAQDGPIGVRSSTDYGVGSSDSRNNGFGIKAGFNLADLRGQDKDAYQDLESLKSYHAGIYAQFALNEKFSIQPEFLFSRKGFDAQAFDLVTGRPAGSKEETRLDYLQVPVLLVYNIVDNVSLHVGPQVSLLVNAKYAGRERSISDVGLNSLEYGVVGGVEARVGPARLGARYDLGLADIYNDPQDAGADAYDNVKNGVFQVYLGIGISN from the coding sequence ATGAAAAAATTACTCCTCCTCTTCACTTTTTGTGCTGCCGCTTTTTCTGCCTCCGCCCAGGATGGCCCGATTGGCGTGCGCTCTTCTACCGACTATGGCGTTGGCAGCAGCGACTCGCGCAACAATGGTTTCGGCATAAAAGCAGGCTTCAACCTGGCCGATTTGCGCGGTCAGGACAAAGACGCTTACCAAGATCTGGAAAGCCTCAAGTCGTACCACGCCGGCATATATGCCCAGTTTGCTTTGAACGAAAAATTCTCAATTCAACCAGAGTTCTTGTTTTCGCGCAAAGGATTTGATGCCCAGGCGTTTGACTTAGTAACTGGCCGGCCAGCCGGTAGCAAAGAGGAAACTCGCCTCGACTACCTGCAAGTGCCTGTGCTACTCGTTTACAATATCGTCGATAACGTCAGCCTCCACGTTGGTCCGCAGGTTTCATTGCTTGTAAACGCCAAGTACGCTGGTCGTGAGCGCAGCATTTCAGATGTTGGCCTCAACAGCCTGGAGTACGGCGTGGTAGGTGGCGTGGAAGCTCGCGTTGGTCCGGCCCGCCTTGGTGCCCGCTACGATCTGGGCTTGGCCGACATCTACAACGACCCGCAAGACGCTGGTGCCGATGCCTACGACAATGTAAAGAATGGCGTGTTCCAGGTGTATCTCGGCATCGGCATTTCTAACTAA
- a CDS encoding type 1 glutamine amidotransferase domain-containing protein — MSLFGSDKLKGKKIAIVATDGFEQSELEEPKKYLENEGAETHVISLKSGSIKGWDKDDWGDKVSVDKLIGEARVEDYDALVLPGGQINPDKLRVEQKVVDFVTEFMHSGKVVAAICHGPWTLIETGLVRGKKMTSYPSIKTDLKNAGALWEDSEVVVDKGLITSRNPSDIPAFNKKIVEEILEGVHATR; from the coding sequence ATGTCATTATTTGGAAGTGATAAACTAAAAGGAAAGAAAATAGCCATCGTCGCCACCGACGGTTTCGAGCAATCGGAGCTGGAGGAGCCGAAGAAATATCTGGAGAATGAGGGAGCCGAAACCCACGTTATTTCGCTGAAAAGCGGCTCTATCAAGGGATGGGACAAAGACGATTGGGGCGACAAGGTGAGCGTAGACAAGCTCATCGGCGAGGCCCGCGTAGAAGACTACGATGCACTAGTACTGCCTGGGGGACAAATTAACCCCGACAAGCTGCGCGTTGAGCAAAAAGTAGTCGATTTCGTGACCGAGTTCATGCATTCGGGCAAGGTAGTAGCCGCCATCTGCCACGGCCCCTGGACCCTCATTGAAACGGGCCTCGTACGCGGTAAGAAAATGACCAGCTACCCCAGCATCAAAACCGACCTCAAAAACGCCGGCGCTCTATGGGAAGACAGCGAAGTAGTGGTTGATAAAGGCCTCATCACCAGCCGAAACCCTAGCGATATTCCGGCTTTCAACAAAAAGATTGTCGAGGAGATATTAGAAGGCGTACACGCCACGCGCTAA
- a CDS encoding histone deacetylase family protein: MLSIAWAPLYAHPLPAGHRFPMLKYELLPEQLLREGTITEANIFAPQPPVAVEILRTHTADYYRRLRLGQLTRQEERATGFPWSEQLMEREVTILGGTIECARRALQHGVAANIAGGTHHAFADRGEGFCLLNDQAAAANYLLAYELAIQKILIVDLDVHQGNGTAAIFQHEPRVFTFSMHGARNYPHRKEQSDFDLPLADQTDDATYLKLLADTLPRLLDEVQPDFVFYLAGVDVLATDKLGHLGLTREGCRQRDQFVLNLCHRHQLPVVVCMGGGYSERIADIVEAHANTFRLMQEVYF; encoded by the coding sequence ATGCTTTCAATTGCCTGGGCGCCGCTTTATGCCCACCCGCTGCCCGCTGGCCACCGTTTTCCCATGCTGAAGTACGAGCTGCTGCCTGAGCAACTTCTGCGCGAGGGCACAATCACGGAAGCCAACATATTCGCCCCCCAGCCGCCTGTCGCAGTCGAAATTCTGCGCACCCATACTGCTGATTATTATCGGCGTCTGCGGCTTGGGCAGCTTACGCGTCAGGAAGAGCGGGCCACGGGTTTTCCGTGGTCGGAGCAATTGATGGAGCGGGAAGTCACGATTTTGGGCGGCACAATTGAGTGCGCACGCCGCGCTTTGCAACACGGCGTAGCCGCGAACATAGCGGGCGGCACGCACCACGCCTTTGCCGACCGGGGAGAGGGTTTCTGCTTGCTCAATGACCAAGCCGCCGCCGCTAACTACTTGTTAGCTTACGAACTTGCTATTCAGAAAATCCTGATCGTGGACCTTGATGTGCACCAGGGCAACGGTACAGCGGCTATTTTCCAGCACGAGCCGCGGGTATTCACTTTCAGCATGCACGGGGCCCGCAACTACCCGCACCGTAAAGAGCAATCGGACTTTGACCTGCCCCTGGCCGACCAAACCGATGATGCTACGTACCTGAAACTGCTGGCCGATACGCTGCCGCGCTTACTGGATGAGGTGCAGCCCGACTTTGTGTTTTATCTAGCTGGCGTTGATGTGCTGGCTACCGATAAGCTCGGCCATCTGGGCCTCACCCGCGAAGGCTGCCGTCAGCGCGACCAATTTGTGCTCAATCTCTGCCACCGCCACCAACTACCGGTAGTGGTGTGCATGGGTGGCGGCTACTCCGAGCGCATCGCCGACATTGTAGAGGCCCACGCCAATACCTTTCGGCTAATGCAGGAAGTGTATTTCTAA
- a CDS encoding efflux RND transporter periplasmic adaptor subunit produces MKRFFLALVVLLLLTGFGWLGYYFYRQANVDPIVYKTEQPFVADIVKKTVATGSIVPRREVLIKPQVSGIVEELYVEAGQPVKEGQLIARIRTVANAASVNSAQTGIQAARIALETSKTELDRQQKLYDQKVIAQQEYLRFLNDYRAKKQALDAAESNLQIAQRGASRNTGGSLNLVRSTITGLLLDVPIKVGASVVERNNFNEGTTIASVADMKSLVFEGKIDESEVGKVREGMDLNLTIGALENQAFPATLEYIAPKGVLEEGAIKFQVRARLNLKPGQFLRANYSANGDIVLGRRDDVLAIRESLLQFGKVNKDSVFVEIENAPQQFQKRMIKTGLSDGINVEIVSGLSKEDKVKVLGPPAEDEKKKS; encoded by the coding sequence ATGAAACGCTTCTTCCTCGCTCTCGTCGTGTTACTGCTGTTGACTGGTTTCGGCTGGCTGGGCTACTACTTCTATCGCCAAGCCAACGTGGACCCCATCGTGTACAAAACGGAGCAACCGTTCGTCGCTGATATCGTGAAGAAAACGGTGGCCACGGGCAGTATAGTGCCGCGCCGGGAAGTGCTGATTAAGCCGCAGGTGTCGGGGATTGTGGAGGAGCTGTATGTGGAGGCAGGGCAGCCCGTGAAAGAAGGCCAGCTCATTGCCCGTATCCGTACGGTGGCCAACGCCGCCAGCGTCAACAGCGCCCAAACCGGTATCCAGGCCGCGCGTATTGCGTTGGAAACCAGCAAAACGGAGCTGGATCGGCAGCAAAAACTTTATGACCAAAAAGTAATTGCCCAGCAGGAATACCTACGCTTCCTCAATGATTATCGGGCGAAGAAACAGGCTTTGGACGCGGCCGAAAGTAACCTCCAAATTGCTCAGCGCGGCGCCTCCCGCAACACCGGCGGCTCCTTGAACCTGGTTCGTTCGACCATCACCGGCTTGCTGCTAGATGTGCCCATTAAAGTGGGTGCATCGGTGGTAGAGCGTAATAACTTCAACGAAGGCACCACCATCGCCTCCGTGGCCGACATGAAAAGCCTCGTGTTTGAGGGCAAAATTGACGAGAGCGAAGTAGGCAAAGTACGCGAAGGCATGGACCTGAACCTGACTATCGGTGCGCTGGAGAACCAAGCGTTTCCGGCCACGCTCGAATACATTGCGCCGAAAGGTGTGTTGGAAGAAGGCGCCATCAAGTTTCAAGTGCGCGCTCGTCTTAACCTCAAGCCGGGACAGTTTCTGCGGGCTAATTATTCGGCCAACGGCGATATTGTGCTAGGCCGTCGCGACGACGTACTGGCTATTCGCGAAAGCCTGTTGCAGTTTGGCAAAGTGAACAAGGATAGCGTGTTTGTGGAGATCGAAAATGCCCCCCAGCAGTTCCAGAAGCGCATGATTAAGACGGGCTTATCGGATGGTATCAACGTCGAAATTGTGTCGGGCCTGAGCAAGGAGGACAAGGTGAAAGTGCTGGGCCCACCGGCTGAGGACGAGAAGAAAAAGTCGTAG